TATTCGCGCGCGGTGCTGGAAACGCTGGCCATCATCGCTTACCGGCAACCGGTTACACGCGGGGATATCGAAGAAATCCGCGGCGTCAGCGTCTCCACCTCAGTACTCAAAACGCTGCTGGCGCGCGGCTGGATCGAAGAGGTCGGGCATCGCAATGTGCCGGGAAAACCGGCGCTGTTTGCCACCACATCGCATTTCCTCGACGATCTGAATTTACGGACATTGGAAGAACTGCCGCCGCTGGAAGAGATGCAATCCTTGATCGAACCGGACAACCGGAATCAGGCGCTGCCTTTTACGGAAACCGGTTCAACGGATCAGAAGGAAAACGCAGATTAATACGGCGGACGAAACCTATCTGCAAGATAGGCGAAGAAACGAGTACCGCGCACCAAAGTGATTTCAATTAATCAGCGCTAGGATTTAGTGGCGCGCTGCGCTTCAATCAGTGCAGGTGTCAGGTGCGGCGTGATCAACTGCAGCAGTTGCGAGAATACTTTAGGACTGCCGGCTATGATCTGACCGCTTTCCAGAAATGTGCCGTTGCCTTCCAGATCGCCCACCAAACCACCGGCTTCGGTAATCAGCAAGCAACCGGCCGCCATATCCCAAGGCGCCAAACCGATCTCCCAGAATCCATCATAACGACCCGCTGCGACATACGCCAGATCCAACGCGGCGGAACCAGGCCGGCGGATGCCCGCGGTGCGCGGCACGATATCCTTGAACATGGCAAGATACGCGTCCAAATGCGTCAAATCGCGAAACGGTATCCCGGTCCCGATCAAACAATCATCCAGTTTGTTGCGTTTACTGACACGAATGCGGCGGTCGTTCAGAAATGCGCCGGTGCCCCGGCTTGCCGTAAACAATTCATTCATGTTCGGATCGTAAACCACCGCATGGGTTAATATCCCTTTATGCTTGAGTGCGATGGAAACCGAATACTTGGGAAAACCGTGCAAAAAATTGGTGGTGCCGTCCAGCGGATCGATGATCCACAAAAACTCCGATTTTTCGTGATCACCTTGACGGCCGCTTTCTTCTGCCAGAATCGCATGATCCGGATAAGCTGAATGCAGCACCTTGATGATCGCCGCTTCCGCTGCGCCATCCACCTCGCTGACGTAATCACTGTGTGATTTTTTCGATACCGTCAGCAAATCCAGGTTTTGCGAAGCTTGATTTATAATACTACCAGCACGGCGCGCGGCTTTCACCGCAATGGTCAACATCGGATGCATACAATTGATTCGTGGAAATTGGCAAAAGTTGCGATTTTAATATGAATCGATCGCCCCTGCTCGGTTTTGTAGGAATTTGAATCGTTTTGCGAAACCATGGATCAGCGCGTAGCAAAAAACTCCGCTTCGATTCAAGACACTTTTGCGTCAATACGATCAATTTTAGAATTACACACAGCGACAACCGGGATATTTTTTTCAAAAAAACCAACAAATGGCGATTTATCGGGATAAATATCATCTTCTTATTGTTAAATGGATTTGCTAAAATTGTTTGAGAAAATAACATATTATAAAAATTCTTTACAAACATCTGATTAAGCTATGGAAATACTGATTAATCACTCGCAAAAGATATAGCTCGATCAATATGAAATTCAGTCCTGTAAAGGCTTTACTCAATTTAAAAAAACAATAACAAGCATGGTTGAGCCGTCAAGCACCCAAATACGCATTCTGGTCGCCGAGAGTTTTGAGCTAGTCAATCTTGGCTTACGATCGTTGTTTGAAAAGCACGCTATCATCCGTCTGATTGCAGACACGAATTCCATAGAAGATCTGTTCAATTTAACTTCGCAACATAACCCCGACGTAATTTTGATGGATTTACTCCTCAGCAACCAAAATTATGCCGAGGATATCGCCAAACTGCTGCAAATCAGCCCGCAAAGCAAAGTGTTGGCTTTTTCACATCACAATAACGAGCAAACGCACCTGCAAACATTCCGCTCCGGAGCCGCCGGTATTATCAGCAAACAGCACTCATCCGACATGCTGCTTAAAGCCATCTATGCAATTCATACCGGGCAAATCTGGTTTGATCGCAATGTCACCAAATTGCTCTGGCAAGCGCAGTTCAGCCCCAAGCCCTGCGCAGAATTGCCAGCCGCCGCGAAATTAGCCAATCCGCCAAAATTAAGCGACAGCGAACGCCATATCGCCTACCTTGCATGCAAGGGCTTATCGGCCAAGGAAATTAGCGGGCAATTGTTAATTACCGAGAAAACAGTGCGTAATCAACTGTCGGCTATCTATAAGAAAATCGGCGTTAAGAAACAGATTGAACTGTGCCTGAAAGCACCTTTGTACAATTACTTCAAAGAATCCTACTTGATCGGGACATTTAACCCGGCCGACACGGACATTTAACCCGAAGGATAGGGACAACTATCCCATAAGAAAGTTATTTATCCCGCAAGATGCCCGAAGTTAGCGGAATCTTAAGGACAAATGACATCTACTTAGCCGAAGTTATCTTTGCTAAAATTCCTCTCTGATTAAATAGATAGCAATTTTCCACCTCTGCTATCCATTTCTCGAATCGTAGGTTTCAAGAGAATCGTGGAATTCATTCAAAATACCCGCACAAACTACCCGCGATGTATTTTTCCTTCACGTTTCGCTGACTACGAAATATTTTTCACCACAGGAGGGAACCTAAATGTCGTTTCAAGTAATTCAATCGAGCTGTGACATGCCGCTCTCGCAGCGCGACATCGAAACAGCAAAGATTTCATACCGCTCGTTGTGCATACGAGCTGCCGCCGGTATTACGCTGGCAATGTCGATATCTTTTATCGGCATCGACAAAAGCTATGCTGCCGAACATATTATCGAGATGACTGCAAAAGATATTGCAGACGATGGTTTTGGCAACAAACTGCTGGCGTACCAAATGGTCAGCCATAAGATCGATGGCCTGGATGTTACCGGCCGGTATAGTACCGAGCCCACAATCCCGGGTCCGATTATCGAATTAACCGAAGGCGACAAAGTCAAGCTGACACTGTTTAATACGATCTCGGCCGATTACCCGGCCAAGGGAATCAGCCAGCAGGTCAGCGTACACGTGCATGGCGTTCATTACAGAATCCTGAGCGACGGCACGCTTAAAGTCATCAATCGAATCCTCGACGAGGGTGCTGGCGATGGCCCTGAAGACAGCTTCGTATCGTATGAATACGAATGGGACGTTGCACCCGGAACCGCTGGCACCTGGGCCTACCACGATCACAATTACGAAAACCATAACGGCGCCGAGCACAAGGGTCTGTTTGGCGCAATCATCGTCAATCCGGCAGGAAGCCCTCAACAAGCCGGTTCCTATTCCAAAGAATACTTACTTTACCTGGGTGACGATGCTTTCTGGGGGGTTGAAATCAACGGCGCCACCAAACAGCAATCCAAACATGGCGTCAATCCGTCGTTCAATGCATCCAAAAACACCGATGTCCGGTTTCATCTCATTGCTTTGGGCACGGACCTTCACAACTTTAGCCTGAATGGCTACAAATGGTTCGATCCGGGCACGCACAATCTTATCAATCAAATTGCAATCGGTCCTCTGGAAAAACATGTATTCGTTGTCAAAGCGAACAAAAGCACCCAATACATGGATAACAATTTCACCAACAAATTATTGGGAATGACCGGTAACTTTATCGTTGATTAATAAGCAATTAAGGATCACATCATGAAAGAACAGATTATAGGATTCAAAAAACGCATTGCGGCATTGGCAGTCTTTATGCTGCTTGCCGCCGCTTTGTTGTCATCGTCGATGGCGATGGCCGCGGTTCATAGTTTTAGTTTCACAGCCAAAACCTTGCCTAACGGACAATTAGGCTACGCGTCCGGCAGCGATGCCGAGGCGGTTATTCCCGGCCCGGCCTTGTTTGTCAAACAAGGTGATACCGTTCAAGTAACGTTGACCAACACCACTGCGGTTGACGTCGGTTTCAATGTGCCAGGTTTAGTAATGAACCATAGCGCAAAAGCCAAACCGGGTGAAACTAAAAGCTACACCTTGCGCGCCAATAAGACAGGTACTTATGTTTACCGTGGCAATGACAATGGCAAAGAATTACTCGGGCTTTTCGGCGCACTGATCGTTGATAAACGCAACGGCCCGGTCGACAGCTTCGTCGATGACAATGGCAGCATCGTTCCGGTCACACAAGCCGATCTCGATAAACAATTTGTATTGTTCATGGTCGGCTCAACGTTCTGGGGTACCGAAATATCGGCCGATGGCGTGCAAAAACCGCTTTGGGCAGCCCCTGATTTAGGCGCGGTTGAAAACGATCTGGTGCGCTTCCATGTGTTATCGGTAGGGCCTGGGCACACGTTCCACTTGCACGCCCATCGCTGGCTCAAAACAGATACCACGACCGTGATCGATACCAAATTGCTGAGCGACGGTACCGATACGCACAGCTTTACCATTAAAGCCGGCAGCGGTGTTGGCCCCGGCGATTGGCAATTCCATTGCCATTTGATCGCGCACATGGAAGCCGGCATGCACGGCAGTTTCCGCGTTGATCCGGTCGGTGGCGACGGCCACAGCATTGTGGGCGCATCGCCTTATGGCAATATCCTGCTGGGCGTGCGTCCCTCCGAGCCCGGTTTGGTGACATTGGAAGTCAGCGACGAACCCGCCAGCTGGTTTAGAAGCGCGCGTGGCGACGCCATCGTTGGATTGCCTTTCGATATCAAAACCAAATCGCTGGAAGTCATCTATCCGGGCAGTAGCGTAAACTTCATCATGTCCGATACCAATGGCGTGCATACCATCAGTACACTGTTATGGCCTACCGGTGCGCATCATATGCCATTCGATCAAAGCGCTGCCTACCGTGGCGGCGGTATCGTCAAACTGACCACGCCGGGATTGTACGTGTTTACTTGTAAAGTGCATCCGTACATGTTCGGCGCGGTGATTGTCGACGATCCGGAAACCGAAGGACTCGATTTAGGCAACCCGGCAATGGATTACAAGATTGATCTGGTGACCGGCATCAGCGGCTTGCCAACCAGCAGCGATCTGGCTGTCCGTTTGCTCAGAACGTTTTTCGTGGCTACTTCACCCAGCAATTGGCAGGATTATTCAACCGGTATCTGGAATTTAAAATTTCCAACCCTGCCGGTTAGAATTTCCGGCGCGCCGTTTGGAAACGTTACCGATGGCGGCTTAGCCTTGGCGTTATCCGCGTTGAATGTCATCGATGCGCCTTTAGCCGTCGGCACCGCTCCTGCAGTGCCTGGCGTTGGAGAAGTATGGATCAACACGCAATTCGAGAAAACCGCCGGCAAATACAAACCCGGTACCACGACAGTGGTAGATACCGCCAACTGGACGGTTAAGCGCAAAATCGCATTGCCGGAAATCAACAACAATAATCCGCATAACATGTGGCCTAGCCGCGATCAATCGGTGATTTATCAAACCCAATGGTTCGATACCAAATTATCGATGATTGACCGTGAAACCGGCGCGTTGATCAAAAACATCAGAGTTGGCGATACGCCGTCGCATGTGGTGACGCTGCCTACCAACGATGATCTGACCATCGCGATCAACGGCGAGAACGGCATTGCGATCATTCCTGCCGGCACCACCACTGTCAGCAAAATGCTGCCCACGCAAGCGCATGGCCATACCTCGGCCAACCCTCACGGGCACTGGGTAAGCGCAGACGGCACCAAGATTGTGACGCCGAACATCAATACCAATGACATCGGTGTTTACGGTTCTTCCGGCGGCATACTGGCTCGCACGCCGACCGGCAATAATGCACCCGGTGCGCATCCGATTGCGATCGGCATGATGCCGGATTCGAGCAAAATTTATGCGGCTAACCTGTTGCATCATTCGCTATCGGTGCTTGACGGCGCAACCGGCGCATTGCTGAAAACCATCAATCTGATCGCGGATTACAATCCGATCGATGGCAGCTTTGCCGACAATGACGGCAATGGCGCAATAGCCGTCGGGGTACTGCCGATTCAGACGCCGGTTTCTCCGGATGGTAAAGCCGT
This is a stretch of genomic DNA from Nitrosomonas sp. sh817. It encodes these proteins:
- a CDS encoding multicopper oxidase domain-containing protein, which produces MKEQIIGFKKRIAALAVFMLLAAALLSSSMAMAAVHSFSFTAKTLPNGQLGYASGSDAEAVIPGPALFVKQGDTVQVTLTNTTAVDVGFNVPGLVMNHSAKAKPGETKSYTLRANKTGTYVYRGNDNGKELLGLFGALIVDKRNGPVDSFVDDNGSIVPVTQADLDKQFVLFMVGSTFWGTEISADGVQKPLWAAPDLGAVENDLVRFHVLSVGPGHTFHLHAHRWLKTDTTTVIDTKLLSDGTDTHSFTIKAGSGVGPGDWQFHCHLIAHMEAGMHGSFRVDPVGGDGHSIVGASPYGNILLGVRPSEPGLVTLEVSDEPASWFRSARGDAIVGLPFDIKTKSLEVIYPGSSVNFIMSDTNGVHTISTLLWPTGAHHMPFDQSAAYRGGGIVKLTTPGLYVFTCKVHPYMFGAVIVDDPETEGLDLGNPAMDYKIDLVTGISGLPTSSDLAVRLLRTFFVATSPSNWQDYSTGIWNLKFPTLPVRISGAPFGNVTDGGLALALSALNVIDAPLAVGTAPAVPGVGEVWINTQFEKTAGKYKPGTTTVVDTANWTVKRKIALPEINNNNPHNMWPSRDQSVIYQTQWFDTKLSMIDRETGALIKNIRVGDTPSHVVTLPTNDDLTIAINGENGIAIIPAGTTTVSKMLPTQAHGHTSANPHGHWVSADGTKIVTPNINTNDIGVYGSSGGILARTPTGNNAPGAHPIAIGMMPDSSKIYAANLLHHSLSVLDGATGALLKTINLIADYNPIDGSFADNDGNGAIAVGVLPIQTPVSPDGKAVVIASTGGQIVIVDTATDTIVKMFDCDPGCHGANFGAKQGGGYYAYVTTKFGNRLTVVDVDPDGNGDLSKAKIAGYVSLVDTASTAKDDTVSGLPGFGGQGVLAVPNVYNGWVQNLPDEWKAGLTAAQRNPVGTGD
- a CDS encoding inositol monophosphatase family protein, encoding MHPMLTIAVKAARRAGSIINQASQNLDLLTVSKKSHSDYVSEVDGAAEAAIIKVLHSAYPDHAILAEESGRQGDHEKSEFLWIIDPLDGTTNFLHGFPKYSVSIALKHKGILTHAVVYDPNMNELFTASRGTGAFLNDRRIRVSKRNKLDDCLIGTGIPFRDLTHLDAYLAMFKDIVPRTAGIRRPGSAALDLAYVAAGRYDGFWEIGLAPWDMAAGCLLITEAGGLVGDLEGNGTFLESGQIIAGSPKVFSQLLQLITPHLTPALIEAQRATKS
- the scpB gene encoding SMC-Scp complex subunit ScpB yields the protein MSVPSTSPNPVTLESLNPEKAKQILEAVLLSTQEPLPVSELRKLFDQELSHPVISKLLEEIRGKWRDSGIELVTVASGWRFQTKPEMQPFLEKLAPQKTPRYSRAVLETLAIIAYRQPVTRGDIEEIRGVSVSTSVLKTLLARGWIEEVGHRNVPGKPALFATTSHFLDDLNLRTLEELPPLEEMQSLIEPDNRNQALPFTETGSTDQKENAD
- a CDS encoding response regulator transcription factor, producing the protein MVEPSSTQIRILVAESFELVNLGLRSLFEKHAIIRLIADTNSIEDLFNLTSQHNPDVILMDLLLSNQNYAEDIAKLLQISPQSKVLAFSHHNNEQTHLQTFRSGAAGIISKQHSSDMLLKAIYAIHTGQIWFDRNVTKLLWQAQFSPKPCAELPAAAKLANPPKLSDSERHIAYLACKGLSAKEISGQLLITEKTVRNQLSAIYKKIGVKKQIELCLKAPLYNYFKESYLIGTFNPADTDI
- a CDS encoding multicopper oxidase domain-containing protein; this translates as MSFQVIQSSCDMPLSQRDIETAKISYRSLCIRAAAGITLAMSISFIGIDKSYAAEHIIEMTAKDIADDGFGNKLLAYQMVSHKIDGLDVTGRYSTEPTIPGPIIELTEGDKVKLTLFNTISADYPAKGISQQVSVHVHGVHYRILSDGTLKVINRILDEGAGDGPEDSFVSYEYEWDVAPGTAGTWAYHDHNYENHNGAEHKGLFGAIIVNPAGSPQQAGSYSKEYLLYLGDDAFWGVEINGATKQQSKHGVNPSFNASKNTDVRFHLIALGTDLHNFSLNGYKWFDPGTHNLINQIAIGPLEKHVFVVKANKSTQYMDNNFTNKLLGMTGNFIVD